One Pleurocapsa sp. PCC 7327 DNA segment encodes these proteins:
- the cobS gene encoding adenosylcobinamide-GDP ribazoletransferase gives MKGVDWKIISRWRERQTTSFFGAVTFYTIIRLPKNWQLEFRRIARWAPCIGSIVGGLLGLADGVLQRLGFSVLTRSVLIITLWIALTGGLHLDGAMDAADGLAVGDRDRRLEVMKDSATGAFGVMAALVVLAIKTAALYDLESYRWLGLMGAAGWGRWGQVAAIAFYPYLRPTGKGAFHKQSLRLPQDLLFGLVFLLSLGGLPYLLDPHQWWLGLGMTVVGGAIALLSGFWFYRQFGGHTGDTYGAVVEWTEALSLCFFTVFF, from the coding sequence ATGAAGGGAGTGGATTGGAAAATCATATCGCGCTGGCGAGAACGACAAACAACCTCTTTTTTTGGTGCTGTTACCTTTTATACCATAATACGGCTCCCAAAAAACTGGCAGCTAGAATTTCGACGGATTGCTCGTTGGGCGCCTTGCATTGGGTCGATCGTAGGAGGATTGTTAGGGCTAGCTGACGGGGTTTTGCAGCGACTGGGATTTTCAGTCTTAACTCGTAGCGTTTTGATTATTACTCTTTGGATTGCACTGACGGGAGGACTTCACCTCGATGGCGCGATGGATGCAGCTGATGGGTTGGCTGTTGGCGATCGCGATCGCCGACTAGAGGTCATGAAAGATAGTGCGACGGGAGCTTTTGGCGTAATGGCAGCCCTCGTCGTATTGGCGATCAAAACGGCGGCTTTGTATGATTTGGAGTCTTACCGCTGGCTGGGATTGATGGGTGCTGCTGGATGGGGACGTTGGGGACAAGTAGCCGCGATCGCCTTTTATCCTTATCTCAGACCGACAGGAAAAGGAGCCTTTCATAAACAAAGTCTGCGCCTGCCCCAAGATCTTCTATTCGGTCTTGTCTTTTTATTGAGTCTTGGCGGACTTCCCTACTTACTCGACCCTCATCAATGGTGGCTGGGATTGGGAATGACGGTGGTTGGAGGCGCGATCGCGCTTTTATCCGGTTTCTGGTTCTATCGCCAGTTTGGCGGACACACGGGCGATACTTACGGCGCAGTTGTCGAGTGGACGGAAGCGCTATCGCTTTGCTTTTTTACTGTCTTTTTCTAA
- the pstC gene encoding phosphate ABC transporter permease subunit PstC has protein sequence MTLELPLSRSNLWQPRRQLSERMELAVKAIFALFALVSIATTIGIVLTLIFETIEFFQAVPLWKFLTDKQWTPLFANAQFGIFVLISATFLTSVIAIAIALPLGLLAAICLSEYASPQVRKWLKPGLEILAGVPTVVYGYFALLFVTPLLQNFIPGLQGFNALSAGLVLGISITPLVASLSEDAIYAVPRSLREGAYALGATKRETILAVVLPAALSGIVASLILAISRAIGETMIVTIAAGQNPRLGLNPFVPVMTMTAFIVQVSLGDTPAGSLAYKTIFAVGMTLFLITLALNIFSFWFVRRFREKYE, from the coding sequence ATGACTTTAGAATTACCGTTGTCTAGATCGAACCTGTGGCAACCTCGGCGGCAATTGAGCGAACGGATGGAATTAGCTGTCAAAGCAATTTTTGCTTTGTTTGCCTTGGTTTCTATCGCTACCACCATCGGGATTGTCCTGACGCTAATCTTTGAGACGATTGAGTTTTTCCAAGCGGTTCCCTTGTGGAAGTTTTTAACCGACAAGCAATGGACTCCCCTGTTTGCTAACGCTCAATTTGGGATTTTCGTCCTGATTAGTGCGACATTTCTGACTTCCGTTATTGCCATTGCGATCGCTTTACCGTTAGGCTTGCTAGCTGCTATTTGCTTAAGCGAGTATGCTAGTCCCCAGGTACGTAAGTGGCTCAAACCCGGTCTAGAAATTTTAGCGGGCGTGCCCACAGTTGTTTATGGCTACTTTGCCTTACTATTTGTCACTCCTTTATTGCAAAACTTTATCCCCGGTTTGCAGGGATTCAATGCCCTAAGTGCCGGGCTAGTTTTAGGAATTTCTATCACTCCATTAGTCGCTTCTTTAAGTGAAGACGCTATCTATGCCGTTCCTCGCAGCTTGCGCGAGGGAGCTTATGCCCTGGGAGCAACCAAGCGAGAAACCATTCTTGCCGTCGTCTTGCCAGCCGCTCTTTCAGGAATTGTCGCTTCGCTCATTTTAGCCATCTCTAGGGCAATTGGGGAAACAATGATCGTGACCATCGCTGCCGGTCAAAATCCTCGATTGGGACTAAATCCCTTCGTGCCCGTAATGACAATGACAGCCTTTATCGTGCAGGTCAGTTTGGGAGATACGCCAGCAGGATCCCTCGCTTATAAGACCATTTTTGCCGTGGGTATGACCCTGTTCCTCATCACCCTGGCACTCAATATTTTTAGCTTTTGGTTCGTTCGCCGTTTCCGGGAGAAGTACGAATGA
- the pstB gene encoding phosphate ABC transporter ATP-binding protein PstB produces the protein MLSDSSSTNVITEAIIRVQNVSVYYGSNLAVRDTSLDIPENKVVAFIGPSGCGKSTILRCFNRMNDLIPGARVEGKITFRGRDMYDKKVDPVALRSRIGMVFQKPNPFPKSIYENIAFGARINGYQGNMDELVEDSLRKAALWDEVKDKLKESGLALSGGQQQRLCIARAIAIQPEVILMDEPCSALDPISTLKVEELIHELKQQYTIIIVTHNMQQASRVSDYTAFYNAEATPKGGKVGYLVEYDRTETIFQNPIQEATRDYVSGRFG, from the coding sequence ATGCTATCCGATTCTTCTTCTACTAATGTCATCACCGAAGCGATTATAAGAGTTCAGAATGTTTCTGTATACTATGGTTCTAATTTAGCCGTTCGCGATACTTCCCTCGACATACCAGAAAACAAAGTCGTTGCGTTTATCGGACCTTCTGGATGTGGAAAAAGTACGATTCTGCGCTGCTTTAACCGCATGAACGACTTAATTCCAGGGGCAAGGGTTGAAGGGAAAATTACCTTTCGCGGACGCGATATGTATGACAAAAAAGTCGATCCCGTGGCGTTGCGCAGCCGCATTGGCATGGTATTTCAGAAGCCGAATCCATTTCCTAAGTCTATTTATGAAAATATTGCGTTTGGCGCGCGGATTAACGGTTATCAAGGCAATATGGACGAGTTAGTCGAGGATTCTCTGCGCAAAGCTGCCCTATGGGATGAAGTTAAAGATAAGCTCAAAGAAAGCGGACTTGCCCTCTCAGGCGGACAGCAGCAACGCTTATGTATTGCCAGAGCGATCGCGATTCAACCGGAAGTCATTTTAATGGACGAACCCTGTTCCGCCCTAGACCCCATTTCTACTTTAAAGGTGGAAGAGTTAATTCACGAGTTGAAACAGCAATATACCATCATCATCGTCACCCACAACATGCAACAAGCGTCACGGGTATCCGATTACACGGCTTTCTATAATGCAGAAGCTACTCCCAAGGGAGGAAAAGTTGGTTATTTGGTCGAATATGACCGAACTGAAACAATTTTCCAAAATCCCATCCAAGAAGCGACTAGAGATTACGTCAGCGGTCGTTTTGGTTGA
- a CDS encoding PstS family phosphate ABC transporter substrate-binding protein, producing the protein MTLSKKTKRQLSIRLSSIGLALTLAACGGGNQTTTTPDSTSSPSGTQESSQPAASNLSGAVLVDGSSTVFPISEAMAEEFMKANPNVRVTVGVSGTGGGFKKFCAGETDISNASRPIKKEEIELCQKNGIEYVELPVAFDGLSVVVNPANDYATCLKVEELKKMWEPAAQGKVTNWNQIREGFPNKRLGLYGAGTDSGTYDYFTAAIVGEEGESRGDFTASEDDNTIVQGVASDEGGLGFFGYAYFEENKDRLKLVAIDSGDGNCVEPSETTIADGSYKPLSRPEFIYVKKTSLDKPAVKAFAQFQIDPANKGLIKETGYVPLPDDILAVVKERLETTKIGTVFGGEPAVGVKLADILAKEK; encoded by the coding sequence ATGACCCTTTCTAAGAAAACTAAACGCCAGCTTTCCATTCGTTTATCATCTATCGGATTAGCTTTAACTTTAGCCGCCTGCGGCGGAGGAAATCAAACTACCACCACTCCTGATTCCACCTCAAGTCCCTCAGGAACTCAAGAAAGCAGTCAACCTGCCGCTTCTAACCTAAGCGGTGCAGTATTAGTTGACGGTTCTAGCACCGTTTTTCCGATCTCGGAGGCGATGGCAGAAGAGTTTATGAAGGCAAATCCCAACGTGAGAGTGACGGTTGGAGTATCTGGAACTGGCGGTGGGTTTAAGAAATTCTGTGCTGGAGAAACCGATATTTCCAATGCTTCTCGTCCGATCAAAAAAGAAGAAATCGAACTATGTCAGAAAAATGGCATTGAATATGTCGAACTCCCCGTCGCTTTTGACGGTCTATCGGTAGTGGTCAATCCGGCAAACGACTATGCAACTTGCTTAAAAGTAGAGGAACTCAAGAAGATGTGGGAACCCGCTGCCCAAGGCAAAGTCACTAACTGGAATCAAATTAGAGAAGGCTTTCCCAATAAACGTCTTGGTTTGTATGGTGCAGGCACTGACTCCGGTACATACGACTACTTTACGGCTGCTATTGTGGGTGAAGAAGGCGAAAGTCGAGGCGACTTCACCGCAAGCGAAGATGACAACACAATCGTTCAAGGGGTAGCCTCCGATGAAGGCGGTCTTGGCTTCTTCGGTTATGCTTACTTCGAAGAAAACAAAGATAGACTGAAGCTAGTCGCGATCGATAGCGGGGATGGCAATTGCGTAGAACCAAGCGAAACGACGATTGCTGACGGTAGCTACAAACCTTTGTCTCGTCCAGAATTTATTTACGTCAAGAAAACTTCCCTTGACAAACCTGCGGTTAAAGCGTTTGCTCAATTTCAGATCGATCCAGCCAATAAAGGTCTGATTAAAGAGACTGGCTACGTGCCGCTTCCCGATGATATTCTCGCAGTAGTAAAAGAGCGCTTAGAAACTACTAAAATAGGCACCGTCTTTGGCGGAGAACCCGCAGTAGGCGTGAAACTTGCAGATATTCTGGCAAAAGAGAAGTAA
- the pstA gene encoding phosphate ABC transporter permease PstA, with protein MTRPNTRLFSGKSQQDQELFQSDRAQRYGVDRFFEILVWVATFVSLAVLAVLLLDTFIDGLPRLNWTFLSSFPSRRPEQAGILSALAGTVWMLGLVALLAFPIGVGAGIYLEEFARDSFLAKVIEINIANLAGVPSIIYGLLGLGFFVRVMAPITGGRSILAGSLTIALLVLPIIIVTTRESLRAVPNSLRLAGFALGATRWQVIREHIFPVALPGILTGTILALARAIGETAPLITIGALTFVSFLPENLQSSFTVLPIQIFNWVSRPQKEFHVNAAAGIIVLMVVLLAMNATAIILRNKFQKRV; from the coding sequence ATGACACGTCCAAATACTCGATTGTTTTCAGGAAAAAGCCAGCAAGACCAAGAGCTTTTTCAGAGCGATCGCGCCCAACGCTATGGAGTGGATCGGTTTTTTGAAATCCTGGTTTGGGTGGCGACATTTGTATCGCTAGCCGTATTAGCAGTTTTACTATTGGATACCTTTATTGATGGTTTACCTCGCCTCAATTGGACGTTTCTAAGCAGTTTTCCCTCCCGCAGACCGGAACAGGCAGGCATTTTATCTGCCCTAGCAGGAACCGTTTGGATGTTAGGGTTGGTAGCGCTATTGGCTTTTCCCATCGGAGTTGGGGCGGGAATTTATTTGGAAGAATTTGCGCGAGATAGCTTTTTAGCCAAGGTCATTGAAATCAATATTGCTAACTTAGCCGGGGTTCCTTCCATTATCTATGGATTGTTAGGGTTAGGATTTTTCGTTCGGGTAATGGCACCCATTACGGGAGGGCGGAGTATTCTGGCAGGTTCTCTCACGATCGCCTTGTTGGTACTGCCGATTATCATCGTCACAACCCGCGAATCATTACGTGCCGTTCCTAACAGCTTGCGACTAGCAGGTTTCGCCTTGGGCGCGACTCGCTGGCAAGTAATCCGCGAGCATATTTTTCCAGTGGCTCTCCCAGGGATTTTAACGGGAACAATTCTGGCTTTGGCACGGGCAATTGGAGAAACAGCTCCTCTGATTACTATTGGCGCGCTGACCTTCGTCTCATTTTTACCAGAGAATTTACAGAGTTCTTTTACCGTACTACCCATTCAAATCTTTAACTGGGTTTCTCGTCCCCAAAAAGAATTTCATGTGAATGCAGCAGCGGGAATTATCGTTTTGATGGTTGTTTTGTTGGCAATGAATGCCACAGCAATTATTTTACGCAATAAGTTCCAAAAGCGAGTTTGA
- a CDS encoding PPC domain-containing protein, with protein MAILCVNRWHLPLVFGTLSLLIGLKTVPVKAQEKLYNPLPMPTNSEISDKLTERDIPTGEGGFARDYFVQLEEGDQVAIDLTSDDFDSIIVLLAADGSTVAENDDGPDGSTNSLLFARITETGNYIIRVRAFGETGSGNFKLKMTRLRPVK; from the coding sequence ATGGCTATCCTCTGCGTCAATCGTTGGCATTTGCCCTTAGTATTTGGGACGCTTTCACTACTGATAGGACTGAAAACCGTGCCAGTGAAGGCACAGGAGAAGCTATATAATCCGCTTCCCATGCCCACCAATTCCGAAATCTCCGATAAGCTTACCGAGCGAGATATCCCCACAGGCGAAGGAGGGTTTGCTCGCGATTATTTCGTGCAGCTAGAAGAGGGAGATCAGGTAGCGATCGACCTAACTTCCGATGATTTTGATAGCATTATCGTCCTGCTTGCCGCCGACGGTTCGACGGTAGCAGAAAATGACGACGGACCGGATGGATCGACAAATTCGCTTCTGTTTGCGCGAATTACAGAGACGGGAAACTACATCATTCGCGTTCGCGCCTTTGGAGAAACGGGAAGCGGCAATTTTAAGCTAAAAATGACTCGCTTGCGACCAGTGAAGTAA